The Pseudomonas iranensis genome includes a window with the following:
- a CDS encoding aminopeptidase P family protein gives MSSHTLTEGSVLQRLAHTRELMRREGIHALLVPSADPHLSEYLPGYWQGRQWLSGFHGSVGTLIVTADFAGVWADSRYWEQATKELNGSGIELVKLQPGQPSPLDWLAEHTPEGGVVAVDGAVMAVASARTLSSKLEARGARLRTDIDLLQEVWRDRPSLPNAPIYQHLPPQATVSRGEKLAKLRETLQERGADWHFIATLDDIAWLFNLRGGDVSFNPVFVSFALINQQQATLFVALSKVDGDLRAVLEQDGVTLRDYSEVADALRAVPSGASLLVDPARVTTGLLDNLDSGVKLVEGLNPTTLAKSQKNEADAQHIRKAMEQDGAALCEFFAWLESAWGRERITELTIDEKLTAARERRPDYVSLSFNTIAAFNANGAMPHYHATEEEHALIEGDGLLLIDSGGQYLGGTTDITRMVPVGTPTQEQKQDCTRVLKGVIALSRARFPKGILSPLLDAIARAPIWADNVDYGHGTGHGVGYFLNVHEGPQVIAYQAAPAPQTAMQPGMITSIEPGTYRPGRWGVRIENLAMNREAGSSEFGDFLKFETLTLCPIDTRCLIADLLTHEEKQWLNDYHCEVRERLSPLLDGAALSWLNERTVAI, from the coding sequence ATGAGTTCCCACACCTTGACCGAAGGATCGGTGCTTCAGCGCCTGGCGCATACCCGTGAACTGATGCGCCGCGAAGGTATCCATGCGCTGCTGGTGCCGTCCGCCGACCCGCATCTTTCGGAATACCTGCCGGGTTACTGGCAGGGCCGGCAATGGCTGTCGGGTTTTCACGGTTCGGTCGGTACGCTGATCGTCACTGCGGATTTCGCCGGTGTGTGGGCCGACAGTCGTTACTGGGAACAGGCGACGAAAGAGCTTAACGGCAGCGGCATCGAACTGGTCAAGCTGCAACCGGGGCAACCGAGCCCGCTGGACTGGCTGGCCGAGCATACCCCCGAGGGCGGCGTGGTTGCGGTGGATGGTGCGGTAATGGCGGTGGCTTCGGCGCGCACACTGAGCAGCAAGCTTGAGGCACGCGGTGCTCGCCTGCGCACCGATATCGACCTGTTGCAGGAAGTCTGGCGTGATCGCCCGAGCCTGCCGAACGCGCCGATCTATCAGCATCTGCCGCCACAAGCGACCGTCAGCCGTGGCGAGAAACTCGCGAAATTGCGCGAAACCTTGCAAGAACGTGGTGCCGACTGGCACTTCATCGCCACCTTGGATGACATCGCCTGGCTGTTCAACCTGCGTGGCGGTGATGTTTCGTTCAATCCGGTGTTTGTTTCGTTCGCCTTGATCAATCAGCAACAGGCCACGCTGTTCGTGGCGCTGAGCAAGGTCGATGGCGATCTGCGCGCGGTACTGGAGCAGGATGGCGTGACGCTGCGTGACTACAGCGAAGTGGCCGATGCGTTGCGTGCTGTGCCGAGCGGCGCGAGCCTGCTGGTCGATCCGGCGCGAGTGACCACGGGGTTGCTGGATAACCTGGACAGTGGCGTGAAACTGGTCGAGGGTCTCAACCCGACTACGTTGGCCAAATCGCAGAAAAACGAAGCCGACGCTCAGCACATCCGCAAAGCCATGGAGCAGGATGGCGCGGCGTTGTGCGAATTCTTTGCCTGGCTGGAATCGGCGTGGGGGCGCGAGCGCATCACCGAACTGACCATCGACGAGAAACTTACCGCTGCCCGTGAACGTCGTCCCGATTACGTTTCGCTGAGCTTCAACACGATTGCCGCGTTCAACGCCAATGGCGCGATGCCGCACTATCACGCTACCGAAGAAGAGCATGCGCTGATCGAGGGTGATGGTCTGTTGCTCATCGATTCCGGTGGCCAATACCTCGGCGGTACCACAGACATCACGCGCATGGTCCCGGTGGGTACGCCGACGCAGGAGCAGAAACAGGATTGCACGCGCGTGTTGAAAGGCGTGATTGCGCTGTCGCGGGCACGATTCCCGAAAGGCATTCTGTCGCCGCTGCTCGACGCCATCGCTCGTGCGCCGATCTGGGCTGACAACGTCGACTACGGTCACGGCACCGGTCATGGCGTGGGCTATTTCCTCAACGTTCACGAAGGTCCGCAAGTGATCGCTTATCAAGCGGCACCGGCACCGCAGACGGCGATGCAGCCGGGGATGATTACCTCGATCGAACCCGGCACTTATCGCCCGGGCCGCTGGGGCGTGCGCATCGAGAACCTGGCGATGAACCGCGAGGCCGGCAGCAGCGAATTCGGCGACTTCCTCAAGTTCGAAACCCTGACGCTGTGCCCGATCGATACCCGCTGCCTGATTGCTGACCTGTTGACCCACGAAGAAAAGCAGTGGCTGAACGACTACCACTGCGAAGTGCGTGAGCGACTGAGTCCATTGCTGGATGGCGCGGCGTTGAGCTGGTTGAACGAGCGCACTGTGGCCATTTGA
- a CDS encoding aminotransferase class V-fold PLP-dependent enzyme, producing the protein MNTRPLYFDYAATTPVDERVIQVMIECLGFHGNFGNPASSSHAFGQQARQTVEQARRQVADLVGAQPEQIVWTSGATESNNLALKGVAQARGISGGHIITSQIEHKAILDTARQLQDSGIAVTYLVPDAQGLITPQAVSEAMRDDTFLVSLMLVNNELGTVNDVEAIGEVVRSRQALFHVDAAQGAGKVAIDLSRWPVDLMSFSAHKLYGPKGIGALYVGPQAQQRLQAQIHGGGHEGGLRSGTLATHQIAGMGAAFALAADAFDEEKKSIIALRERLLEQLLKLPGVRLNGSASQRIPHTLSLTFSEGEFNSAALSHSIAFSATSACNSASNAPSHVLLALGHDARLAGRTIRLSLGRFTTVEDVDKAVDLITTACASAPPFWATGL; encoded by the coding sequence ATGAACACACGTCCGTTGTATTTCGATTACGCCGCCACCACCCCGGTGGACGAGCGGGTCATCCAGGTGATGATCGAATGTCTGGGTTTTCACGGTAACTTCGGTAACCCGGCGTCCAGCTCCCACGCTTTCGGCCAGCAGGCCCGGCAGACGGTCGAGCAGGCACGTCGGCAAGTCGCCGATCTGGTCGGCGCGCAGCCTGAGCAGATTGTCTGGACCTCCGGAGCCACCGAATCCAACAACCTCGCCCTCAAAGGCGTCGCCCAGGCCCGTGGCATTTCCGGCGGCCATATCATTACCAGTCAGATCGAACACAAGGCCATTCTCGACACCGCTCGGCAATTGCAGGACTCGGGCATTGCCGTGACCTATCTGGTGCCGGACGCCCAAGGCTTGATCACGCCGCAAGCGGTCAGCGAAGCGATGCGTGACGACACCTTTCTGGTGTCGCTGATGCTGGTCAACAACGAGCTGGGCACGGTCAACGATGTCGAGGCGATTGGCGAAGTGGTGCGCAGTCGGCAGGCGTTGTTTCATGTTGATGCGGCGCAAGGCGCGGGCAAAGTCGCGATCGATCTGAGCCGCTGGCCGGTGGATCTGATGTCGTTTTCCGCACACAAACTTTACGGTCCCAAAGGCATCGGCGCCTTGTATGTCGGCCCGCAGGCGCAGCAACGCTTGCAGGCACAGATCCACGGCGGCGGTCATGAAGGTGGCCTGCGCTCCGGAACCCTGGCGACTCATCAGATTGCCGGGATGGGCGCTGCTTTCGCTTTGGCCGCCGACGCATTCGATGAAGAGAAAAAATCCATCATCGCTTTACGCGAACGCTTGCTCGAACAGCTTTTGAAGTTGCCCGGCGTGCGCCTCAATGGCAGTGCCTCGCAACGTATTCCGCACACCCTGAGCCTGACCTTCAGCGAGGGCGAGTTCAACAGCGCCGCATTGAGCCATTCGATCGCGTTTTCCGCGACCTCGGCGTGTAATTCCGCAAGTAATGCGCCGTCCCACGTGCTGCTCGCGCTCGGGCACGATGCGCGGCTGGCGGGGCGCACCATTCGCTTGAGCCTCGGGCGGTTTACCACCGTTGAGGATGTCGACAAGGCCGTTGACCTGATCACAACCGCCTGCGCCAGTGCCCCGCCATTCTGGGCGACAGGGCTCTAA
- a CDS encoding LysE family translocator gives MNLSLDLLLGFALFALVTSITPGPNNTMLLASGVNFGFNRTIPHMLGISCGFFLLVVAVGFGLGAVFQAYPILYTVLRYVGAAYLLYLAWKIAHSGPVGDSAHGEAKPISYLGAAAFQWVNPKAWIMAIGAISTYTPMQGYFYNVVIIAAVFAIINLPSVGLWAACGTLLRNVLKDPRWLRVFNWGMAALLVISLYPLLLESSLTHCFNRRPDAC, from the coding sequence ATGAACCTCTCGCTTGATCTGCTGTTGGGCTTTGCCCTGTTTGCCCTTGTCACCTCGATCACACCGGGGCCGAACAACACCATGTTGCTGGCGTCCGGAGTGAATTTCGGTTTCAACCGCACCATTCCGCATATGCTCGGCATCAGCTGCGGCTTCTTTTTATTGGTGGTAGCGGTGGGCTTCGGCCTTGGCGCGGTGTTTCAGGCCTATCCGATTCTGTATACGGTGCTGCGATATGTCGGCGCGGCGTATTTGTTGTATCTGGCGTGGAAGATCGCCCACTCCGGCCCGGTCGGCGACAGTGCCCACGGCGAGGCGAAACCGATCAGCTATCTGGGCGCCGCGGCGTTCCAGTGGGTCAATCCCAAGGCGTGGATCATGGCCATCGGCGCCATCAGCACGTACACGCCGATGCAGGGTTATTTCTATAACGTCGTAATCATCGCGGCGGTGTTCGCCATCATCAATCTGCCCAGTGTCGGCCTGTGGGCGGCGTGCGGCACGCTGTTGCGCAATGTGCTGAAAGATCCGCGCTGGTTGCGCGTGTTCAATTGGGGCATGGCAGCGCTGTTGGTGATCTCGTTGTATCCGTTACTTCTGGAAAGTTCACTGACGCATTGCTTCAATCGCCGGCCCGATGCCTGTTAA
- a CDS encoding antibiotic biosynthesis monooxygenase, translating to MSNRSFTQLIEFEIEPRQQAALVSALATQTEGLAQRYDGFLSASVQASDDGRRVLSFLQWQSREAGEAAFRSFESGEEDFWQLIRTHRAKTVTFNSFQVHSSIARSHDDALHCRLPVSQY from the coding sequence ATGAGCAATCGCAGCTTTACCCAATTGATCGAATTTGAAATCGAACCCCGCCAGCAAGCAGCGCTGGTCTCGGCACTGGCGACGCAGACCGAGGGGCTGGCCCAGCGTTACGACGGGTTTCTCAGCGCCAGCGTGCAGGCCAGCGACGACGGCCGCCGCGTGCTGAGCTTTTTGCAGTGGCAAAGTCGCGAAGCGGGGGAGGCGGCCTTTCGCAGTTTCGAAAGCGGCGAGGAGGATTTCTGGCAATTGATCCGCACCCATCGGGCGAAAACCGTGACCTTCAATTCGTTCCAGGTGCACAGCAGCATTGCCCGCAGCCACGACGACGCGCTGCACTGCCGTTTGCCGGTCAGCCAGTATTAG
- the soxR gene encoding redox-sensitive transcriptional activator SoxR has protein sequence MISKDQVHKPLTVGEVAARSGVAVTALHFYEAKGLIKSERNAGNQRRYPRAVLRRVALIKVAQRLGIPLAEIGEALKILPQDRAPSAADWKMLSEQWQRELDERIRQLTLMRDQLTGCIGCGCLSMEACPLRNKGDMLGDRGPGPHFRDE, from the coding sequence ATGATCAGCAAAGACCAGGTGCACAAGCCTCTCACCGTGGGCGAGGTTGCGGCGCGCAGTGGCGTCGCAGTCACGGCGCTGCACTTTTATGAAGCCAAAGGTTTGATCAAGAGTGAACGCAATGCCGGCAACCAGCGCCGCTATCCGCGCGCCGTCCTGCGCCGGGTGGCGTTGATCAAAGTTGCGCAACGGCTGGGGATACCGCTGGCGGAAATCGGCGAAGCGCTGAAGATCCTGCCGCAGGATCGCGCGCCGTCGGCGGCGGACTGGAAAATGCTGTCTGAACAATGGCAGCGCGAGCTCGATGAACGGATCAGGCAATTGACGCTGATGCGCGATCAGCTCACCGGGTGCATCGGCTGCGGCTGTCTGTCCATGGAGGCGTGTCCGTTACGCAATAAAGGCGACATGCTCGGTGACCGAGGGCCAGGCCCGCACTTTCGCGATGAGTGA
- a CDS encoding VOC family protein has translation MSVKPIPEGYHSITPYLGIQQAAEAIEFYKKAFNASEVMRLTMPDGNIGHAELRIGDSAIMLGTPCDQGPLSNPQQAVSIGLHLYVTDVDQSFQQALDAGAQSVSEVKDQFYGDRSGTLRDPFGHLWFLATHKEDLSEEQIRQRAMEMFSQG, from the coding sequence ATGAGCGTCAAACCCATTCCCGAGGGGTATCACAGCATTACCCCGTATCTCGGCATCCAACAGGCTGCCGAGGCCATCGAGTTCTACAAGAAAGCTTTCAATGCCAGCGAAGTCATGCGCCTGACCATGCCCGACGGCAACATCGGCCACGCCGAGCTGCGCATCGGCGACAGCGCGATCATGCTCGGCACGCCTTGCGACCAAGGGCCGTTGAGCAATCCACAGCAGGCGGTGTCGATCGGCTTGCACCTGTATGTCACCGATGTCGACCAGTCCTTTCAACAAGCGCTGGATGCCGGCGCGCAAAGCGTCTCCGAGGTCAAAGACCAGTTTTACGGTGACCGCAGCGGTACCTTGAGAGATCCGTTCGGCCATCTGTGGTTTCTCGCCACGCACAAGGAGGATCTGAGCGAAGAGCAGATTCGCCAGCGTGCGATGGAGATGTTCAGCCAAGGCTGA